One window of Mediterraneibacter butyricigenes genomic DNA carries:
- the fabF gene encoding beta-ketoacyl-ACP synthase II, protein MKRRVVVTGLGAITPIGNTVPEFWENLKKGTVGIGKITKFDSSDFKVKLAAEVKNFDPTERMDKKASRRMEPFSQYAVAAAKEAMEDAMLDMTQEDAFRVGVIVGSGIGSLEIVETEYEKIREGKVGRVNPLMVPRMISNMAAGNISIQLGLRGKCTNVVTACATGTNCIGDAFRAIQYGDAEVMFAGGSESCICKTGVAGFQALTALSESTDPLRASIPFDKDRDGFVLGEGAGVVVLEELEHARKRGARIYAELVGYGATGDAYHITSPCEDGSGAAKAMELAINEAEILPEQVDYINAHGTGTHHNDLFETMAIKSVFGTAAYDLAINSTKSMIGHLLGAAGAVELITCVKSMEEGYVHQTMGTKEPDADCDLNYAIGAPMKRKIRYALSNSLGFGGHNATLLLKKYED, encoded by the coding sequence ATGAAGAGAAGAGTGGTTGTAACGGGATTGGGAGCCATAACCCCGATTGGAAATACAGTCCCAGAATTCTGGGAGAATCTAAAAAAAGGAACGGTGGGGATTGGAAAGATCACGAAATTTGATTCGTCTGATTTTAAAGTGAAGCTGGCAGCAGAGGTGAAAAACTTCGATCCCACGGAACGAATGGACAAAAAAGCTTCCAGAAGAATGGAACCGTTTTCTCAGTATGCGGTAGCAGCCGCAAAAGAAGCCATGGAAGATGCGATGCTTGATATGACGCAGGAAGATGCGTTTCGTGTCGGAGTGATCGTGGGCTCGGGGATCGGCAGCCTGGAAATTGTTGAGACGGAATATGAAAAGATCCGGGAAGGGAAAGTGGGGCGCGTGAATCCTCTGATGGTTCCGAGAATGATCTCCAATATGGCAGCGGGCAATATTTCCATTCAACTGGGACTGCGTGGAAAATGTACAAATGTGGTGACAGCCTGCGCCACTGGAACCAATTGTATCGGAGATGCCTTCCGGGCGATTCAATATGGAGATGCAGAGGTGATGTTTGCAGGAGGAAGTGAAAGTTGCATCTGCAAAACAGGTGTAGCGGGCTTTCAGGCACTGACAGCGTTATCTGAGTCCACCGATCCGTTGCGGGCATCCATTCCGTTTGACAAAGATCGGGATGGATTTGTGTTGGGAGAAGGTGCCGGTGTGGTCGTATTGGAAGAACTGGAGCATGCCAGAAAACGCGGAGCAAGAATCTATGCGGAACTGGTGGGATATGGTGCAACCGGAGATGCCTACCATATCACGTCACCCTGCGAAGATGGAAGCGGGGCGGCAAAAGCAATGGAACTGGCGATCAATGAGGCAGAAATCCTGCCGGAACAGGTGGATTACATCAATGCACATGGAACCGGCACCCATCACAATGATCTGTTTGAGACTATGGCGATCAAGTCGGTGTTTGGAACAGCTGCCTATGATCTGGCCATTAATTCCACCAAATCCATGATCGGCCATCTGCTGGGGGCAGCAGGTGCGGTAGAATTGATTACCTGTGTGAAATCGATGGAAGAAGGATATGTGCATCAGACCATGGGAACGAAGGAACCGGATGCAGATTGTGATCTGAATTATGCAATCGGTGCCCCGATGAAGCGAAAGATCCGGTATGCCTTAAGCAATTCACTGGGATTTGGCGGACACAATGCCACATTGTTGCTGAAAAAATATGAGGATTAG
- the accB gene encoding acetyl-CoA carboxylase biotin carboxyl carrier protein translates to MEFEQLLKLIEKVSEAKLDRFSYREGDLELKMGMNAQKDYERNIGTEEVSDAKVGEAEGTKKDFHKVSEEAQYNYVKSPLVGVFYEAPSEGAEPYVKTGDSVKKGQVLGIVEAMKLMNEIECEYDGTVVEIPVQNGDTVEYGQTLFVIRP, encoded by the coding sequence ATGGAATTTGAACAGTTACTGAAATTAATTGAGAAAGTATCTGAGGCGAAACTGGATCGCTTTTCCTATCGGGAGGGCGATCTGGAATTGAAGATGGGGATGAATGCGCAGAAGGATTATGAGAGGAATATAGGCACAGAGGAAGTATCAGATGCGAAAGTGGGGGAAGCAGAGGGAACGAAGAAAGATTTCCATAAAGTCTCAGAGGAAGCTCAGTATAATTATGTGAAATCTCCGCTGGTAGGCGTTTTCTATGAAGCACCAAGTGAAGGAGCGGAACCCTATGTCAAAACAGGAGATTCTGTGAAAAAAGGACAGGTTCTTGGAATTGTGGAAGCCATGAAACTGATGAATGAAATCGAATGTGAATATGATGGGACAGTCGTGGAAATCCCGGTACAAAACGGGGATACCGTGGAATACGGCCAGACGTTATTTGTGATTCGACCGTGA
- the fabK gene encoding enoyl-[acyl-carrier-protein] reductase FabK, whose amino-acid sequence MQTELSRLLGIRYPIMQGGMAWVAEYHLASAVSEAGGLGIIGAANAPAKWVRDQIRKTKERTNKPFGVNVMLMSPNAEEVAKVIAEEEVPVVTTGAGNPEKYMELWKEKNIRVIPVVASAAMASRMERCGADAVVAEGCESGGHIGESTTMTLVPQVVDSVQIPVIAAGGIADGRGLAAALMLGAKGVQIGTRFVATRECQVHQNYKDCILKAKDIDTRVTGRSTGHPVRAIRNQMTRKYLELEKNGASLEELEYLALGALRKAVIEGNVKEGSVMSGQIAGLIREELTCEQVIQKLITEADALLSGGWMQA is encoded by the coding sequence ATGCAGACAGAATTGAGCAGATTATTGGGAATCAGATATCCGATCATGCAGGGAGGAATGGCCTGGGTGGCAGAATATCATCTGGCGTCAGCGGTCTCGGAAGCAGGCGGACTTGGAATCATTGGTGCGGCAAATGCACCGGCAAAATGGGTACGAGATCAGATTCGGAAAACGAAGGAACGTACCAACAAACCTTTCGGGGTTAATGTGATGCTGATGAGTCCAAATGCGGAGGAAGTGGCAAAGGTGATCGCGGAGGAAGAAGTTCCGGTGGTGACGACAGGAGCCGGAAATCCAGAGAAATATATGGAGTTATGGAAAGAAAAGAATATCAGAGTCATTCCGGTGGTGGCATCTGCTGCAATGGCAAGTCGGATGGAGCGTTGCGGCGCAGATGCAGTGGTCGCAGAAGGATGCGAATCCGGTGGACACATCGGAGAGAGCACAACGATGACACTGGTTCCACAGGTGGTAGATTCCGTACAGATCCCGGTGATCGCAGCCGGAGGGATCGCAGATGGAAGAGGGCTGGCTGCAGCGTTGATGCTGGGGGCAAAAGGTGTGCAGATCGGAACCCGGTTTGTGGCAACCAGAGAATGTCAGGTTCATCAAAACTATAAGGACTGCATTTTGAAGGCAAAAGATATTGACACTCGTGTAACGGGAAGAAGTACCGGACATCCTGTGCGTGCGATTCGAAATCAGATGACCAGAAAATATCTGGAGCTGGAAAAAAACGGTGCGTCCTTAGAAGAACTGGAATACTTGGCGCTTGGTGCTCTGCGCAAGGCAGTGATAGAGGGAAATGTAAAGGAAGGCAGTGTCATGTCCGGGCAGATCGCGGGTCTGATCCGGGAAGAACTGACTTGTGAACAGGTGATCCAAAAGCTGATTACAGAAGCGGATGCGCTATTGAGTGGAGGCTGGATGCAGGCATAG
- the fabG gene encoding 3-oxoacyl-[acyl-carrier-protein] reductase: MLTGKIALVTGASRGIGSAVAKELAGRGAYVIVNYCGSAEKAEEVVSEIQSAGSEAESLKCDVADVNACEAMIKDVIARKKRIDILVNNAGITRDNLLMKMSEEEFDQVVDVNLKGTFHTIRFVSRYMLKQRYGRIVNMASVSGISGNAGQINYAASKAGVIGMTKTAARELAARNITVNAVAPGFIRTDMTEGLRDQVKEQIAGKIPMQKFGTPEQVARVVAFLASDDADYVTGQVLQVDGGMAI, translated from the coding sequence ATGCTGACAGGAAAAATCGCGTTGGTGACGGGCGCTTCCAGAGGAATCGGAAGTGCTGTGGCAAAAGAACTGGCAGGAAGAGGTGCCTATGTGATCGTGAATTATTGCGGATCAGCAGAAAAGGCGGAAGAAGTTGTAAGCGAGATTCAATCGGCAGGATCTGAGGCGGAAAGTCTGAAATGTGATGTGGCAGATGTAAATGCCTGTGAAGCCATGATAAAGGATGTAATCGCAAGAAAGAAACGGATTGATATTCTGGTCAACAATGCTGGAATTACCAGAGACAATCTTCTGATGAAAATGTCGGAGGAAGAATTTGATCAGGTGGTGGATGTGAATCTGAAAGGAACCTTTCATACCATCCGGTTTGTTTCCAGATATATGCTGAAACAGAGATACGGAAGAATCGTGAATATGGCTTCTGTCAGCGGAATCAGCGGAAATGCCGGACAGATCAATTATGCGGCATCCAAAGCAGGAGTGATCGGAATGACTAAAACCGCAGCGAGAGAACTGGCAGCAAGAAACATTACGGTCAATGCAGTGGCACCGGGATTTATCCGGACAGATATGACAGAAGGGTTAAGGGATCAGGTGAAGGAACAGATTGCGGGGAAAATTCCTATGCAGAAATTCGGAACGCCGGAGCAGGTGGCAAGAGTGGTCGCATTTCTGGCATCAGACGATGCAGATTATGTAACCGGTCAGGTTCTGCAAGTAGACGGTGGGATGGCGATATGA
- a CDS encoding acetyl-CoA carboxylase carboxyltransferase subunit alpha — MNLDHVFKKPNQHRRILNARKPEVPEGMLCRCNKCGKAIFAEEVRNGDYICPKCQGYFRLNAQERIRRIADEGTFEEWDADLIGGNPLNYPGYEEKIAASRVKSGQKEAVVTGSCKICGKQTVLGVMDGRFMMASMGQAVGEKITRAIERATKERLPVILFCCSGGARMQEGIFSLMQMAKTSAAIRRHQDAGLLYLSVLTDPTTGGVTASFAMEGDLILAEPKALIGFAGPRVIEQTIGQKLPKGFQSSEFLLEHGFVDQIVERKDLKQRLGYLLQLHCREEEDAKTQLKERCLKNVKIDSCEMRSETENPIQKNNPEQTTESQRQVGKERFRTSKTATLKNAWDRVLSARKKNRPTGKDYLEHLFPDFQELHGDRLFADDQALIGGIATFGGIPVTVLVQEKGTSTKESISHNFGMCSPEGYRKALRLMKQAEKFHRPVICLVDTPGAFCGIEAEERGQGEAIAGNLLELAGLKTPVLSVLIGEGGSGGALALAVANEVWMLENAIYSVLSPEGFASILWKDGKKAPKAAQCMKLTAKDLKGYGIVERIFEEPEIYTRETMTAVTVPLAEKIGEFLKNYGKMSGEELAEQRYERFRKM; from the coding sequence ATGAATCTGGATCACGTATTTAAGAAACCAAATCAGCACAGGAGAATATTGAATGCAAGGAAACCGGAAGTACCGGAGGGAATGCTGTGCAGATGCAATAAATGTGGAAAAGCGATTTTTGCGGAAGAAGTGCGGAATGGGGATTATATCTGTCCGAAATGTCAGGGATATTTTCGGTTAAATGCACAGGAGCGGATCAGACGGATTGCAGATGAAGGAACCTTTGAAGAATGGGATGCAGACTTGATAGGAGGAAATCCGCTGAATTATCCGGGATATGAAGAGAAAATAGCAGCATCCAGAGTAAAAAGCGGACAGAAAGAGGCCGTTGTGACGGGAAGCTGCAAAATCTGTGGAAAACAGACAGTTCTTGGCGTGATGGACGGTCGGTTTATGATGGCAAGTATGGGGCAGGCTGTAGGAGAAAAGATTACACGGGCAATCGAACGGGCAACGAAAGAGAGGCTCCCTGTGATTTTATTCTGCTGTTCCGGTGGAGCCAGAATGCAGGAAGGAATTTTTTCCCTGATGCAGATGGCGAAAACATCGGCAGCTATAAGGCGGCATCAAGATGCGGGACTTCTGTATCTTTCGGTTCTGACGGATCCGACCACCGGTGGCGTGACAGCAAGTTTTGCTATGGAAGGGGATCTGATTCTGGCGGAACCAAAAGCGTTGATTGGATTTGCCGGTCCGCGAGTGATCGAGCAGACCATTGGTCAGAAGCTTCCGAAGGGTTTCCAAAGTTCAGAATTTCTGCTGGAGCACGGGTTTGTGGATCAGATTGTAGAACGAAAAGATCTGAAACAGAGGCTGGGATATTTGTTGCAGCTTCATTGCAGGGAAGAGGAAGACGCGAAAACCCAATTAAAAGAGCGGTGTTTAAAAAATGTAAAAATTGATTCCTGCGAGATGAGAAGTGAAACAGAGAATCCGATACAGAAAAACAATCCAGAGCAAACGACAGAATCTCAGAGGCAAGTGGGAAAAGAGAGGTTTAGAACCTCAAAAACTGCAACACTAAAAAATGCCTGGGATCGTGTATTGTCAGCGCGAAAGAAAAACAGACCAACCGGGAAAGATTACTTAGAGCATCTGTTCCCGGATTTTCAGGAACTGCATGGGGACCGTTTGTTTGCGGATGACCAGGCACTGATTGGAGGGATTGCAACTTTTGGCGGAATTCCGGTTACGGTACTGGTTCAGGAAAAAGGAACTTCTACCAAAGAAAGTATTTCCCATAATTTCGGTATGTGTTCCCCGGAGGGTTATCGGAAAGCCTTGCGTCTGATGAAACAGGCGGAAAAATTTCATCGTCCGGTAATCTGCCTGGTCGATACGCCGGGAGCATTTTGCGGGATCGAGGCAGAAGAACGGGGGCAGGGAGAGGCGATAGCAGGAAATCTGCTGGAACTGGCCGGTTTAAAAACTCCGGTATTGTCGGTTCTGATTGGAGAAGGCGGAAGTGGTGGAGCATTGGCCCTGGCGGTGGCAAATGAAGTCTGGATGTTGGAAAATGCCATCTATTCAGTATTATCTCCGGAAGGATTTGCGAGTATTCTCTGGAAAGACGGGAAAAAGGCGCCAAAAGCGGCACAATGTATGAAACTTACGGCAAAGGATCTGAAAGGGTATGGAATCGTAGAACGGATCTTTGAAGAGCCGGAAATCTATACCAGAGAGACGATGACGGCAGTGACAGTACCATTAGCTGAAAAAATCGGGGAATTTCTCAAAAATTACGGGAAGATGTCAGGAGAAGAACTGGCGGAACAACGGTATGAAAGATTTCGGAAAATGTGA
- a CDS encoding NAD(P)H-dependent flavin oxidoreductase encodes MIKIGTKELRYPIVQGGMGIGISLGNLAGAVAKAGGAGTISAAQIGFKDPEFVKNPIACNLKAMETQWQKAREIAPNGIIGFNIMVAMNHYEDYVRQAAKLGADFIVSGAGLPVDLPAYVSDENENPVVEEAAAKKRISLIPIFSSQKAAKVLLKYWSNKYGRTADAVVIEGPKAGGHLGFQENRLESMAKEDYKSYEAEIGKILETIREYEEHFRRKIPVILGGGISGKQEADHAFSIGADAIQVATRFVTTVECDADPAYKDAYLHAEKSDIVFTKSPVGMPGRAIRNSFLKQIEAGVKILPKKCLGCLKKCNPKEIPYCITEALIHAAKGEVEEGLLFCGADAWRAEKIQTVPEVFRDLLGEAIEDRILP; translated from the coding sequence ATGATAAAAATTGGAACAAAAGAGTTGAGATATCCGATCGTACAAGGTGGTATGGGAATCGGCATCAGCCTGGGGAATTTGGCAGGAGCCGTTGCGAAAGCAGGGGGAGCAGGGACGATCTCAGCAGCGCAGATTGGATTTAAGGATCCGGAGTTTGTAAAGAATCCGATAGCCTGCAATCTGAAAGCCATGGAGACACAATGGCAGAAAGCGCGGGAAATTGCACCAAATGGAATCATTGGATTTAATATCATGGTGGCAATGAACCATTATGAAGACTATGTACGGCAGGCTGCAAAGCTGGGGGCAGATTTCATTGTGTCAGGTGCCGGACTTCCGGTGGATCTTCCGGCATATGTATCGGACGAAAATGAAAATCCGGTAGTTGAAGAGGCAGCCGCAAAAAAGAGGATTTCTCTCATTCCTATTTTTTCATCCCAGAAGGCGGCAAAGGTTCTTCTGAAATACTGGAGCAATAAATATGGCAGAACGGCGGATGCAGTGGTAATCGAAGGACCGAAAGCAGGAGGACACCTGGGGTTTCAGGAGAACCGGTTAGAATCTATGGCAAAAGAAGATTATAAAAGCTATGAGGCAGAAATCGGGAAGATTCTGGAAACAATCCGGGAATACGAAGAGCATTTCCGGAGAAAGATTCCTGTGATTCTGGGAGGTGGAATCAGTGGAAAACAAGAGGCGGACCATGCATTTTCTATTGGCGCAGATGCTATTCAGGTTGCAACCAGGTTTGTAACCACTGTGGAGTGTGATGCAGATCCTGCTTATAAAGACGCATATCTGCATGCAGAGAAATCAGACATTGTATTTACAAAAAGTCCGGTAGGAATGCCGGGACGAGCGATCCGAAACTCGTTTCTGAAGCAGATAGAAGCCGGAGTTAAAATCTTACCGAAAAAATGTCTGGGATGTCTGAAAAAATGTAATCCGAAAGAAATTCCGTACTGCATTACCGAGGCATTGATCCATGCGGCAAAGGGAGAGGTAGAAGAAGGTCTTCTATTCTGTGGGGCAGATGCCTGGAGAGCAGAGAAGATTCAGACGGTTCCGGAAGTGTTCCGGGATTTGCTGGGAGAGGCAATCGAGGATCGCATTTTGCCATAA
- the fabD gene encoding ACP S-malonyltransferase, translating to MKENKKEEIRDTENTGSRKIAFLYPGQGSQKCGMGLDFYKNSPEAKKIYDQAEEALGIPIRDICFTENEQIHITEYTQPALVTTCLAMTRALEQQGIFPDLTAGLSLGEYAAVAAAGGLSDTDAICLVRKRGLLMQNTIPAGEGAMSAVLGMEAEKIEKILKQIPDVTIANYNCPGQIVITGRTEEVKKAGEQLKEAGARRVLPLKVSGPFHSPLLAPAGEELAKEMERIKFRELKVPYVANAVAEKETDAHKIPGLFVTGVSSPVKWQQSMELMVKEGVDLFLEIGPGKTLSGFMKKIAPEAKVLSLSTWTDLEQLQKEL from the coding sequence ATGAAAGAAAACAAGAAAGAGGAAATCAGAGACACAGAAAACACCGGAAGCAGGAAAATTGCATTTCTATATCCGGGACAGGGTTCTCAGAAATGTGGAATGGGGTTAGATTTTTATAAAAATTCACCGGAAGCGAAAAAGATTTATGATCAGGCAGAAGAGGCGCTTGGAATTCCGATTCGGGACATTTGCTTCACAGAAAATGAGCAGATTCATATTACAGAATATACCCAGCCGGCATTAGTGACGACTTGTCTTGCGATGACAAGAGCACTGGAACAGCAGGGAATCTTTCCTGATCTTACGGCAGGTTTGAGTTTAGGAGAATATGCTGCGGTAGCTGCAGCAGGTGGGCTTTCGGATACGGATGCGATCTGCCTGGTAAGAAAAAGAGGGCTGCTGATGCAGAATACCATACCTGCAGGCGAGGGAGCCATGAGTGCGGTACTTGGGATGGAAGCTGAAAAGATTGAAAAGATTTTGAAACAGATTCCAGATGTGACGATTGCAAATTATAACTGTCCGGGGCAGATTGTGATCACGGGGCGAACAGAAGAAGTAAAAAAAGCCGGCGAGCAGTTAAAAGAAGCCGGAGCCAGAAGAGTCTTGCCATTGAAAGTGAGCGGCCCGTTTCATTCACCGCTTCTGGCACCGGCAGGGGAAGAACTGGCGAAAGAAATGGAACGTATAAAGTTTCGGGAACTGAAGGTGCCTTATGTAGCAAATGCGGTGGCCGAGAAGGAGACGGACGCTCACAAAATTCCGGGCCTTTTTGTAACCGGAGTTTCTTCTCCGGTGAAATGGCAGCAGAGTATGGAATTGATGGTAAAGGAAGGAGTCGATCTGTTCCTGGAGATCGGACCGGGGAAAACACTGTCTGGATTTATGAAGAAAATTGCACCGGAAGCGAAGGTGTTGTCTTTAAGTACATGGACAGATCTGGAGCAATTACAGAAAGAACTTTAA
- a CDS encoding acetyl-CoA carboxylase biotin carboxylase subunit: MIRKILIANRGEIAVRIIRACREMGIETVAVYSEADREALHTKLADEAICIGPAALSESYLSMEKILSAAVVSGADAIHPGFGLLSENSKFARRCKACRITFIGPDAETIEQLGNKQMARNTMKAAGVPVIPGSDRAVYDVETGQKEAEKIGYPVMIKAALGGGGKGMRLANSAAEFASCFQLAQSEARTAFGDDAMYLEHFIEHPRHIEFQILADGYGNVVHLGERDCSIQRNHQKMIEEAPSYILSEEKRREMGEIAVRAARAAGYVNAGTIEFLLEKSGAFYFMEMNTRIQVEHPITEWITGIDLIKEQICIASGESLPYQQKDITFSGHAIEIRINAEKPEEGFRPCPGTITGLHLPGGKGVRIDSAIYSGYRIPPFYDSMITKISVWEKDREHAIQKAQSALGEVIIEGVDTNVDYQYQILTNPEFLAGNVDIEFIEKMQEQRNESGSRI, encoded by the coding sequence ATGATCCGAAAAATATTGATCGCAAATCGAGGAGAGATTGCTGTTCGCATTATCCGGGCATGCCGGGAAATGGGGATTGAAACGGTGGCGGTTTATTCTGAGGCAGACAGGGAAGCTTTGCATACCAAACTGGCAGACGAGGCGATCTGTATCGGTCCGGCAGCACTTTCGGAAAGTTATCTTTCCATGGAAAAAATCTTAAGTGCTGCGGTGGTTTCAGGCGCAGATGCCATTCATCCGGGATTCGGGCTGCTGTCGGAAAACAGTAAGTTTGCCAGAAGATGCAAGGCGTGTCGGATTACATTTATCGGCCCGGATGCGGAAACAATTGAGCAACTGGGAAACAAGCAGATGGCAAGAAATACCATGAAAGCGGCAGGTGTTCCGGTGATTCCGGGGAGTGACCGGGCAGTGTATGATGTGGAAACGGGACAAAAAGAAGCAGAAAAAATCGGGTATCCGGTTATGATCAAAGCCGCGTTAGGAGGCGGTGGAAAAGGCATGCGTCTTGCAAACTCTGCCGCGGAATTTGCGTCTTGTTTTCAATTGGCTCAGTCAGAGGCAAGGACCGCATTTGGGGATGACGCAATGTATCTGGAACATTTTATTGAGCATCCGCGCCATATCGAATTTCAGATTCTGGCGGACGGGTATGGAAACGTGGTTCACCTGGGGGAAAGGGATTGTTCCATCCAGAGAAATCATCAGAAAATGATCGAGGAAGCCCCTTCTTATATTCTTTCAGAGGAAAAACGGCGTGAAATGGGCGAGATTGCGGTAAGGGCAGCAAGAGCGGCCGGATATGTAAATGCCGGAACCATCGAGTTTCTACTGGAAAAAAGTGGGGCATTTTATTTTATGGAAATGAATACCAGGATTCAGGTGGAACACCCGATCACGGAGTGGATCACCGGGATTGACCTGATCAAAGAGCAGATCTGTATCGCATCCGGAGAATCTTTGCCTTATCAGCAGAAAGATATTACGTTTTCCGGACATGCGATTGAGATCCGGATCAATGCAGAAAAACCGGAAGAAGGCTTTAGGCCCTGTCCGGGAACGATTACAGGACTGCACCTTCCGGGAGGAAAAGGCGTTCGGATCGATTCTGCAATTTACAGTGGCTATCGGATTCCGCCTTTTTACGATTCCATGATCACAAAGATCAGTGTCTGGGAGAAAGACCGGGAACATGCGATCCAGAAGGCACAGAGTGCGCTGGGGGAAGTGATCATCGAAGGGGTAGATACCAACGTGGATTATCAGTATCAAATCCTGACGAACCCGGAATTCCTGGCAGGAAATGTGGATATTGAATTTATAGAAAAGATGCAGGAGCAAAGAAATGAATCTGGATCACGTATTTAA
- a CDS encoding beta-ketoacyl-ACP synthase III, translating into MIGKIQGTGAYVPPKILENQQLEKWVETNDTWIRERTGVQRRHVVAKPEESTAFLATQAARQALKEARIKPEELDLILVSTVSADQMMPGTACLVQKELGAVRAAAFDLNAACSGFLVSYITACAYIESGLYQKILIIGSETLSNIVDWKDRGTCILFGDGAGAVVLTAEEERTGERNYRPVLHSDGNQGQALTLRSRYFSNPFKEQKISEKDYVQMDGQAVFKFAVRKVPEVIEEVLKQNQVKKEEIKYYVLHQANLRIIEQVSKRLKEPMEKFPVNLQEYGNTSSASLPILLHELNYDGKLKSGDRILLAGFGGGLTWGAAILKW; encoded by the coding sequence ATGATCGGGAAAATACAGGGGACAGGTGCTTATGTACCACCGAAGATTTTAGAAAATCAACAGTTGGAAAAATGGGTTGAGACCAATGATACCTGGATACGGGAAAGAACCGGTGTACAGAGAAGACATGTAGTGGCAAAACCGGAAGAAAGCACAGCATTCCTGGCAACACAGGCAGCGCGTCAGGCATTGAAGGAGGCACGAATAAAACCGGAAGAGTTAGATCTGATTCTGGTTTCTACGGTATCCGCAGATCAGATGATGCCGGGAACGGCCTGTCTGGTGCAGAAAGAACTGGGAGCTGTTCGGGCGGCAGCCTTTGATCTGAACGCGGCATGTAGCGGCTTTCTGGTTTCGTATATCACAGCTTGTGCTTACATTGAGAGCGGTCTGTATCAGAAGATATTAATCATCGGAAGTGAGACATTGTCGAACATCGTAGACTGGAAAGATCGCGGAACCTGCATTTTGTTCGGAGATGGAGCCGGGGCGGTGGTTTTGACAGCGGAAGAAGAGCGGACGGGCGAAAGAAATTATCGTCCGGTTCTTCATTCGGATGGCAATCAGGGACAGGCCCTGACGTTGCGAAGCCGATATTTTTCCAATCCTTTTAAAGAACAGAAAATATCTGAAAAGGATTACGTTCAGATGGACGGACAGGCTGTGTTTAAATTTGCGGTGCGAAAAGTTCCGGAGGTGATTGAGGAAGTCCTGAAACAGAATCAGGTGAAGAAAGAAGAAATCAAGTATTATGTGTTGCATCAGGCAAATCTGAGGATTATTGAGCAGGTGTCAAAGCGTTTGAAGGAACCGATGGAAAAGTTTCCGGTAAATCTGCAGGAATATGGAAATACATCTTCCGCCTCTCTTCCGATTTTGCTTCATGAACTAAACTATGATGGAAAGCTGAAAAGCGGAGATCGAATCCTGCTTGCAGGATTTGGAGGTGGGCTGACCTGGGGCGCGGCGATTCTTAAGTGGTAG
- the fabZ gene encoding 3-hydroxyacyl-ACP dehydratase FabZ gives MENKRKNSAENKKHLNIQEIKEIIPHRHPFLLIDYVEDYEPGQYAVAYKCVSYREEFFAGHFPQEPVMPGVLTVEALAQTGAVAILSMPENRGKTAYFGGISKCKFRGKIVPGDKVRLETKIIRQKGPVGIGEAIATVEGETVVSAELTFMIG, from the coding sequence GTGGAAAATAAGAGAAAAAACAGTGCAGAAAACAAGAAGCATTTGAATATTCAGGAAATCAAAGAAATCATCCCACATCGGCATCCGTTTTTGCTGATTGATTATGTGGAAGACTATGAACCGGGACAGTATGCTGTGGCGTACAAATGTGTTTCCTACCGGGAAGAGTTTTTCGCGGGACATTTTCCGCAGGAACCGGTGATGCCGGGGGTACTGACGGTGGAAGCTTTGGCACAGACTGGGGCAGTGGCGATCTTATCGATGCCGGAAAATCGAGGGAAGACCGCGTATTTTGGCGGGATTTCCAAATGTAAATTCCGGGGGAAGATTGTTCCGGGAGATAAAGTCCGTTTAGAGACGAAAATCATCCGGCAGAAAGGTCCGGTAGGAATCGGCGAGGCCATCGCGACAGTAGAAGGGGAAACGGTGGTCAGCGCAGAACTAACGTTTATGATCGGATAA
- the acpP gene encoding acyl carrier protein yields MFEELRAIVAENLGVEESELTMETSFREDLEADSLDLFEMVMAVEEKYDVEIPSEELENLNTIADVIKYIETHK; encoded by the coding sequence ATGTTTGAAGAATTAAGAGCAATTGTAGCAGAAAATCTTGGAGTAGAGGAGTCAGAGTTGACCATGGAAACATCTTTCCGTGAGGATCTGGAAGCAGATTCTTTGGATCTGTTTGAGATGGTAATGGCAGTAGAAGAAAAATATGATGTAGAGATCCCTTCGGAGGAGCTGGAAAATCTCAACACAATCGCGGATGTGATCAAATATATTGAGACACATAAATAA